A section of the Kribbella sp. HUAS MG21 genome encodes:
- a CDS encoding ricin-type beta-trefoil lectin domain protein — MIIRKLFSRTGVVVLAVSVAIATAIPAQAANPEPSRSAAAPGVTVGVAQQIATRADTRYCLTFVAAEKVPMAVMMACAPGKEGKTQEWIYTEAGQLQVAMSKSVGGALATTGACLDSGADLAKVPASAPLLVLPCRSGDGQKWNYDEDSGTFVNAASGLALTSLLGKGKAKQAQPTGSMSTAGTPVQGWSGLPVPSLDILGAVLALVNALLASLGLALPLPIAGAAASLLSLIRPQVPVPAQMTVLPKQMMQLAQS; from the coding sequence TTGATCATCCGAAAGCTGTTCAGCCGCACCGGAGTGGTGGTGCTCGCGGTCAGCGTCGCGATCGCCACCGCGATTCCGGCGCAGGCCGCGAACCCGGAGCCCAGCCGTTCCGCGGCGGCGCCCGGCGTCACGGTCGGCGTGGCACAACAGATCGCCACCCGCGCCGACACCCGCTACTGCCTGACGTTCGTCGCGGCCGAGAAGGTCCCGATGGCGGTCATGATGGCGTGCGCCCCCGGCAAGGAGGGCAAGACCCAGGAGTGGATCTACACCGAGGCCGGCCAGCTGCAGGTCGCGATGAGCAAGAGCGTCGGTGGCGCCCTTGCCACGACCGGTGCCTGCCTGGACAGCGGTGCTGACCTGGCCAAGGTGCCGGCCTCCGCGCCACTGCTGGTGCTGCCGTGCCGTAGCGGCGACGGGCAGAAGTGGAACTACGACGAGGACAGCGGCACGTTCGTGAACGCGGCCAGCGGCCTCGCCCTGACGTCGCTGCTTGGCAAGGGGAAGGCCAAGCAGGCGCAACCGACCGGCAGCATGAGCACAGCCGGTACGCCGGTCCAGGGCTGGAGCGGTCTCCCGGTCCCGAGCCTGGACATCCTGGGTGCGGTGCTGGCACTGGTGAACGCGCTGCTGGCATCGCTGGGCCTGGCGCTGCCCCTGCCGATCGCGGGCGCGGCGGCCAGTCTGCTGTCGCTGATCAGGCCACAGGTCCCGGTCCCGGCGCAGATGACGGTCCTGCCGAAGCAGATGATGCAGCTGGCCCAGAGCTGA